A segment of the Corylus avellana chromosome ca2, CavTom2PMs-1.0 genome:
TAGCCAATTATATAGCTACCTATTAATGTTAGGATTCAATATTCCATGTGCATTCTTCAATTTCACTTAGGTTACCCGTTGAAATACTTCCAGATTATACAAAGACCAAATATTAACCTTTGACTAATTTACTTGTATCCTGAATCTTGACATGTTATAcgaaaaacaattttaatggtcaattatattttataaaatcttGTACAAAGTAATAGATTCAAAGTAATATAAGTCACAAGGTTGAATGGCGCCACTAGGTGATTCTCATTGGCACATACTGAACTTGTCACTTAGTTCCCTTTTACTATAAAGGAAATTTCTATGGTCTGGATTTTATTCAAATGATGTACACAAACTTCTACTCTTTTGGATGGTTATTAAAAATAGTTCTTATCTCCAACTTGATCTCCTATAGTTGCATCACATACTGTTCATTTTAGAATAGTTGCAATGCATTTCTCAAGGTGCTCCACTGCTTTGGTTAAACTACATTTTCTTGTTACCTAAACTTCAGATCAAGAAGCTAGATCCAGCTAGTAAAAGAGTCAGTACCTTAGCAGGGACAGGGAAAGCTGGTTTCAAGGATGGAACAGCCCTGACAGCTCAGGTACTTTTATtcttatttgatgaaaattcttCAACAGCAATGCTACAGAACCTAGTCTATATCATTTTGTATGAACTCATTATCCCAGAAGTTCGATATAGATTGCATCTTGATGTGTATGTTCATATTTATTGCGTATCTACACAAACAAGGAACATATGAAAGAGTAAGCATTTATCTAGGATAGGGAATACCAGATGCAGTCAATCTGTTTAGGATTCCCTAGAATTTTTAGGGTATTCTATTGAGTAGAATTCTTCAGATCTCAACCAATGGTTTGGAATTTAATTGTTGAGATTTTTCCATATCAACGGTTGTCACAGccaaaatatggataaatgtggTAACTGTTGAGGTGataaatgttaaagtaatgattaagcaattaaatttatctcttcctctCAGCTaaagcttttgggacaactggtaatttaacaatgaCAAAATCTCAACCATTAAATTCCAAACCATTGGTTGAGATATGAAAAAAATCTACTAAGTAGAACACCCTAAAAATTCTAGGGAATCTCGATCCCAGTCAATCAATaacctttttaatttattaattgcTCAGCTACTTAGGAGGGAAAAGCTTGTTTCAACTGTATAAGCTAAATTACTGAATTTCCGCTTCACATTGTAGCCtacaatgtcactttttaaTGCATTTATTTGTTCTTGCAGCTCTCAGAGCCATCAGGAATCATTGAAGCAGAAAATGGTGATTCTCATACCTATTAGTATgccaaaaataatttgtttgcCATAACATTGTAATACACCTGTGATATTACAAAATCTTGTCAACattctaattggtttcctcCTTTCATTTGTTGTAAAGGAAGTTGTGTTGGTTGGATTGAGCTGTACTTCCTCCGACAAGTAGATCCATGTTTTGCTGAATCATCAATAATTCTGTCGTTAGATAACTAGCTTAACTGTTATTGAATGTCATAATCATATTGTAGCACAAGCTTGATTGGTTTGAAATAAATATCATCTGCTGTCATAAGTATATGCAGCTTTTGCTTTCTCCTTACAGAGAGCTTGGAAAACGTATCTCTTTCATGCTATGCCCAAGAACATAGACATTACAAGAGTAGTGATCATAGGAGGAATTCAGAAAATAGGAATGTATGGTTTTTCTCCCAGTTATTTgaggagtaatgctagaaggaagACTAGAGTTCAATAATGAAAtgatcatcattaaattttgatctattggtaattttaaaagccatatcataTTTGAGAGGACTCTAGTTcaacttctagcattactcatctgAAAAGCATGAAAATAGAATCTACTATACTCAACTACTATCGAATAGCACTCAGACTTTGTGATGTGATTAAGGAATTTTACATTGTATTTAGGTCAAATAGTTACTTTCTTATCCTATCTCCCATCTTTTTCCCCCCGACTGAACTTTGATTCTCAATGAAACCCATTTAATACTAGTGATGTTCATAAAATGTATTTACCTCTCAGAGACACAGAGAATGCCTAACCATATAAAGCTCACGTGTTCATTGCCATTGTCTTTGTTGTAATGATACACtcatatttttgttgtttatttctCCCTTTAGCATCCAATTACCTGAAATGGTTATTGTGCTTTGTAATGtttaaattttctccaaaaaaattgCTGAATTTCAATACCTTATCATCTAACATATTTTGGAAATGCCACCATGCATAGAATAAATCttaaaccacaattttttttttcttgcaaccAAATATGGACAGTTCCAACTAATGTGGACCAgttttttcaaatcaaccaCTGTTGAACAAAACTTTTCCAATCATCTGCTATCCTTAGATGCATGGCCGGTGTAGAgaattatattaataaacaaataggAAATTGGGCTTCAATTCTTGTGActtgaaaattaataacaagCTTATGTTGAAGGTATTTTTTGTCATGCTGCAGGAAGATTTCTCATAGCTGATACAAACAACAGCGTAATTAGATATCTAGACTTGAACAAGGAAGAACCTGAACTCCTTACTTTAGAGCTGAAAGGTGTTAAGCCTCCTGTATCAAAATCTCGATCTTTAAAGCGCCTTAGGAGACGATCATCACCTGACACACAGACCATTACTGTTGATGGTGTTTCGTCCAATGAGGGAAACTTGGCTCTTAAGATTATGTTACCTGAAGAGTACCATTTCTCAAAGGTTCCCCACCCTTCtcgctgtctctctctctctgatatACATACATAGGTTCAACTCTCTAATAAcatctcatttttatttatgtattcacATTTCAATAGGGTAAAATGATCCTTTCTGTGTTTGTTCACTTTTATATTCCATAATTTACTACCTCATAAATTGTAATGCAGGAAGCACGCAGTAAATTTAGTGTTGAAAGTGAACCTGAAAATTCAATGGTTATTGATCCCTTGGATGGATTTCTTAGTCCAGAAGGATCTGCAGTACTTCATTTCAGGAGATCTTCTCCCTCACCTTCAATGGGCAGAATAAATTGCAAGGTAAGCCTCATTTTCGGGTTGTAAACTTTGTCCGCAAAGAAATAACTATTTGAACTATTTCAATTCAACCTTGTTCTTCTGACAATTCTACTTCCTAGTAATTGCAGCTGCGTGTAGCACCATAGAGTTCATGATTCTGGTTTCAGGGGCCTTTACCTTTACCTTGTGGTGTTTCACTCATTATGCATCTTATGTGGCTTCATATCCTTGTTCTTTTGCTAAAAACAAACACAAGAACGTCAAAAGAGGTTGACATTAAAGATTATAGATGGAAGTTGAAGTCCTGGACCAATTGCCCTCTAAAAATAAGATGAAGCTTAGCTATCAAAAGCCAAGTAGAATCTTCCAAGAGCGACatagaaaacgaaaaaaaaaaaaaaaaactgttttctTTAGGCCTTTCTATGCCCCCATTTGTTTCACAGAATATATTTGGCCAGAGCATTAGAAACTCGATAATTAGATGATAGagatttttaaatcattatgTCTATCTGCTCTAATTAGTTCCAACAAAATGCAGGTTTATTATTGTAGAAATAGCAATAAAGAGAGAAgcattaaaaaattacaaagaaacaAATTCCAGGTTGAGCTCacaatttgtcaattttgtGTATGAAATACTGTGGCTTGTCTTCACAGGTTTACTATTGCAAGGAAGATGAGGTCTGTCTGTACCAATCTCTGTTATTTGAGGTACCCTTCCAAGAGGAAATTCCAGACTCTGCCCCAGCAGAAATCACACTTGCATATGTTGTGAAGCCCAAAACTCCAACAAGCACCTTACAGCTACCAATTGCCCGCTAACCCAAATACCATGTATACATGTTGTAAGATCCCTTACTACTTTTggctcatttttattttcatgaaaaCATGATATTCGATCAGATGCAGCcgtaataattttttgttattctttgaCCAGAGTTATAGAAATCAGTATAATGATAGAGgaacaaaatgaataaaataattttccagTACTTCTTTATAgtgcttttcttttatgaaataACATGTTGGGCAAACATAATTCATAGTTTTCTTTGACACTTGAATTACTTCAGATTTCTCAAATCATATTGAAAAATTCCTGGAGTTTATTTAACttaagaagaagagaagttcCATGCAGTGAGGTaagaattaaattattttgaccGTTTCTACCAGTAACCGTATATACTGATTATGAACATTGATATCAAATGGATGACAAGAGCAGCTAATTCTAGTCAACCAGTCAATTTTCGAGAATATATCTTTGAAGTGTACAAGCCCTCCCCAGGTCTGTTGCAGGCCTGTATATTGATTTTATCCTAATGATGTCTCAAATTAACAATATGCCATAGTTTGTTTAAGGCCTTCCATTAGCTTCCTTCAGGTGTCAATCTCCATTGtatatattcatataattattgttgttgttatcattaattaaatattagtcACCATCATCATTGTCACAGGGATAAGCAAGGGATGGATTGCTAACCAAGACACACACTCGTGCGCACTTGTCTTCAAATGATTAAATGATGACAATGTGGTCAATTATTTGGAGTTATTTAGTTTTCTTAATACAGAGGAGTAGATTAGCCCCCTAAATGCTTAGCAAAGAAATAAAGTATTAGATAGAGACAATCTTTAACTCCAATAAAATTATGTGAGAGTAATAAATATGTGTTTTAGACATTAATGcattataataattaagaaattgaCAACATAAAACGCGTTTGTTCCACCAAATCTCATGTTTATCTTCTTTCCAACATTTTTGTCTAACTACTTGGTGCAATGCACCATGTGAGTACTGGTTTGTTCCTGATCTGTTGAACATGGTGGGAATTAGTGTGTTCAGGCATGGAGAAAATTTGTAACTGTGCAATCAAGCGGTGTGAAGATTAATAGGAGCATGAATCTGTTAGGACTGACTAATGGAAGAAGATTAATGACTCCTGTTCATTTTCTGAAATTCTTCTGCATAATGAAAGAGTCAGCAACAacttaacaatttaaaaatctaaGAGATGGTTTGCATGTCAAACTCATGaattcataaattattattagtagAAGGAGAAAGTATAATTAAAGAAAGTGAGTGGCAAACAATGcatatttaattcaaaaaccCATGTTAGGGAGCAATGCACCGAAACTAATCACAGTCGTTTGTCGTGTATAATCACGGGTTTTAACTAATACATTCTGTCCAGCTATTTGAGCTTCAGTTAAGTTTtcttaagaaatattttaattggttTAGGAGACCAAATAGAACCTAATTGGTTTCTTCATAGAAAGTGGTTAAGAGAAAAGATAAGTAAGAACTTCATTGGAACGTGCGTTAGAATTATGTGGTCAATCAGAGAAGCCAAATTGCTTAGGACTTTTCCATTATTATAATTACAAGTAAATCTTACTTTCTGACTTAGATAACTTCAGAATCTGAACCTGCATGTAACCGACCTGATCTGCTACAACATAACAATCAAAAATTCAGAGCAGAAAATCTATGAGAGAGAATGGAACTGCAATTTATTTAACATATCCTTAGGGTAAACTTCATTTCTTTACTAAGATCACTTTAAAAATCTGTGAGGCAAGAATTTGCAATGGTATTAAATCATTCAATATCACATTCTAGAGTAAATCTCATTTTCTCCTTTTCCCCCTCTCCTgcattgaatatatatatgaaaaagaaaagagtaaatCTCATTTCCTGACCAAGATAACTTTAAAAATTGTTGCATTTAGAGGCCATAAATGCTCATAGAtttttgaaagagagagagagagagagagagagagagagagagtatttaatcttttcaattttaggGGAGGGGGCAAGTAATCTTTGTTTTTCTGTGGGACCTAAATGTTAATCTATTTAATAAGACTGGATTGACTCCTTGTGACATTGAAGCCTGTCTCACTCAAGGAGGCAAGCTCTCTGGCATGTCATTGGCAATGGGGGCTCATCGGAATCTTCTAgggttttattatttttcttcttggtcTGCTGATTATGTGGACATCTAATTATTAGGGTTTCTGCAAGACCATACCACAATTTACTTTGTTACAATTCAGGGTTCCCAAAATCAGAGAAGATCAGAAATTTGATTGCATTCAGAATCAGAAAGAAACAGAAATTGATTTACAGAATTTGATTTGGAGGCAATGTGGATCAAGCCTGACCACACCCATAAAGTGGGGGTGAGTCCAAatcccccctccctcccccatctgtaaaagaacaaaatataagGCCCAGATGATAGAAAGTGCCATGAAAGCAACCACatgctttccttttttctctatAATTTATGTTGTGGTGCATCACCCACTAATCATTGCTCAGCATAAAAACAAATTCCACTGGCCCCATGCCAAAACCCAATTGCCAGAAGCCAACACATGCTTTTATTATCCGATAACTCTTTTCCATATCATCAACCACTGCCAATTACGAACCCtaacttttatttgtttttactCTAAAATGTGCAACAGATTAATAGATGAACCCATTCAATGTTTCTGAGCTTTATTGCGTGGCCTTCAACAAACATTCAATAGGGCATTCCGTACCTGCCTTAGAGGACAAGGTGAAGTAACaataatatgttatattatatagttttttttataacacTTTCTAAAGTATTAATATTCCCGACATACCGTTCCGTGGCCGGTTcaataaaaattgaagcctaaggtaaaaaaattaaaaattagtctTTTAGCTTTATGAGATATAAAATtactaatcaaatttttatgttCTACGTCacttttttcacctttttttttttaaaaaaaattcttatagcATGTCAAATAGCgtctctcattttatttttcttaaggtctttcatcttttttaaaaaaattgtgataaaaaataatgtcGTACCCGCTACCCGCTAACATTTTGAAATTTCACGGTTCGATCTGACCGTCTGAATATAGGCGGCATGCCACTGTTTGATTGGTCGTTTTCAGCCTGCAGGCACGTTTGGTAAAAAGCTAAACCAGGAAGTAAGAAAATTTCCCTTCTCAAATTCGCACATTTGAAATGTTTTGATGCTGTGTGTTGGGAGAACAAGATATTTCACTTGCTGGGTGGCGTACAAAGAACATTAATATATCACCAAACACCTCCTAACTCCCAAGTCCCTTCCTAAATTATTATGTCGCACCAAATCAGGGTTTAAGCCTTTTTGGTTGGCCTAATgtaatcttattattattagtagtagtattattagtattatttcTTAGCTTTGTGTGCAAGGTAATATGATTCCATCAACAAGCCATTTGATGcacatgttttctttcaattttctctttaattctATTGATTTACATAGAtgaattgaatagaaaaaaaagtacaattaatTGGGCAAGTTGTCCACCATCCCCATTGTCCAATCAATCAAGGTTGAATTTGGGCATGGATGAGGCAATCACTAGCAAGATCAATCTAAGGTCTCTTTTGATATTTACTACCTACTCTACTCTGTCTACcactattatttaattaaacttgaGTGTTAAGCTAATTCAATCCATGGTTATCATTTCCCACTACTACAAATATATTGCAATTTgctgtcatttattttatttagtttttactgttttttattttaataaaaaaaacaaacagtaGAAGTCCACATCATTAGTAATCCAAAACCAAGGATCAAAGTTGGATATTTTTAAGTGAATGGTTGCTAAAACTAAACCACAATTtgcaaataaaatttataaaaaatattaggaAAATGCCTGCAAAAGGGTCACTGAATTTGGGTTGGCTACAAACATTGAAACTATTGGGAACATTTAACCAAGTCTATCAAAATCTTAGTACCCATCTTAAGACATGAATTAGGAcgagcaaaacaaaaaaaaaaaaaaaaaaaaaaaaaaaagttctgatatgacataaaagtaaaagtaattttgagcGTTCTGTAAGTACTttgtattttatgttgtttttgaatgtttttattttgaaaagagaaaacaaaagagagaagaaaaaatcaatagAGCCCACGTGCCGAATAGCTCGAGATGCAGAGCTCACATAAGAGTGTTAAATATTTCTCGTCCCAACTTTCTCATacaacaagaaaaatgttattttgcattCTTGACGCTATTATAGCAGTCGCCTAGCCCATTAAATTGACTATATATGTTGGATtcactcttaattttttttaacttaagaaaatacaaaatggtatttttaataataaaagaaaggtGAATCCAGCAAAGCTCACAAGTTTCACAACAattaataaatacaaatatttatttcCGATATTTTGAGTTAAAACTGACATTGAATATTTTAAAGATAGAGAACCTCGGCGCACGAAAACGGGAGGGCAAATACGAAGGAAGGCGTGATTGCTTTTAAAGCCTCCCCCTCACCTTCCCTGACTTCctacaatctctctctctctctctctctctttctctcttgtttaccaaaagaaaaaccaaaaactcgAAATTCTTGCCAAACAGGCGAATTCGAAGCCTTTCGCTCATTCATCACAACGTTAAAAAATATTTCCATCTTCTTCACCCTCATCGTCCACTCCAATTCCAAAAGGTATATCGGGAAATACTTTGCTACAAACTCCATttcaaatatatgtatttttgagGTGGATGAAATCGAACAGGTTGTTGAATTTTGTTTCTGATTTGCTGTTACTTGTTTTTGATCCGCAGGTTTATACAGAGAATATTGTAAGCTTTCTTAACTCAAGACTGCGGCTGCGGTTCGATTCGTTTCTATGGCGTCTTCGATCTCCGAGTTAAATTTTGAGGAGTCGAATCGGAAAAAGAGGAGGAAAACCGGGGAAGAAGCGCGAGATCCGAATACTGGACCCGAAACCAGGTGGAGATCCGACAGGGAGCAGAGGATCTACTCCACGAAGCTTTTCGAGGCTCTCCGGCAGGTGCGCCGGAATTCCTCGCAGGCTTTTAAGGTCTCCGGCGGACGCGAGGTCCGGGCGGCGGCGGACCGGGTTCTCGCCGTGTCGGCCAAGGGTAGGACACGGTGGAGCCGGGCGATTCTGACGAGTCGACTCGGGTTGAGACTCGGTTGCAACAAGCACAAGAAGGCGAAGGTGGGGAAGGTGACCGGCTCTAGCCGGTTAAAGAGACCGGCGAAGAAGAGGCATTTACCGGCTGTGCAGAGGAAAGCCAAGGTTCTAAGCCGGTTGGTTCCCGGTTGCCGGAAGGTCTCGTTTCCGAACCTTCTGGAAGAAGCGAGCGATTACATTGCCGCTCTGGAGATGCAGGTCCGAGCCATGACCGCGCTCACGGAGCTCCTCACCGGGGCGCCGGTCGATCGGCTCGGCTCGAGCCCTGGCTCGTTGTTATAATGGCCCTGGCTTTACCATGCCAggtgttctttcttttctttttttttttttcttttttttttttttaaactttttaatattgttttatgGATTTTATAAATTCATGTATTTTATTGTGTACATgaccttttcttcttttggagcTCCACTatctttaaattcttttttttgttaaataatttataCTTCATTTGAATTGAATATGCTACCCAAATTGATTCTCTTCGGACAGTGCTTAGCGTGAGGGGCCGATTGGCAAACAGTTTGGCCGGCAaagttttaatatattaatttggtCTCTTTATTGGGGCAAAAGGATAATTTGCTGTTTTGTTCTGATTGGATAATCTGTAGGGGTTTTGGGGGTGaattgaaaaatcataattttgcgTTCAAGCTTATGTATTGTGCCATGGAAAGGGTGAAAATGGAAATTGGTGACCTTTTAGgttccaaataataataataattattaaaaaaataaataaataaacgcaaagagagagagaaagagagagagtgagagtttcAAACTTTCAAGGATGCATGTGCGTGGGCTCAAAAGAGTCTCAATGGACAGTGCACTACATTAtcacataaaaatgaaaatggtgtTTTGTATATTGATATGCTAATCTAGTACAGCTGATTCAATGGTGATGAGATTATATTGCAGtcatataacaatttattaaatatttattgaattGTGAGACAAAAAGCCAGATCGCAGTGTAAAGAAATAAGAGCAATTCTTATAACTACAACtatgggttggagaaattttttctaatttaaaaatgcatgatAGTATGATACGCATTTTGGAcggttgaaataaatttttttagttcaatttgaaaaaagccTTTGTTCTATAACTAATGTTCAAATggtatttcctttttttgttaatatatagtATGAAAGgataaaagaatgaaagaatatAATGTGATTAGGTATATTGGTTAAGACTTAGGAGGTAGGAGGGATTTTTAAGCATCATGTGACTTTTTCTTACTAATTAGTTCAAAGGTAAAAGCCATCCATCCCTACAGTCAAAACAAGACCATGATAATCCTTGCCATGCCAACAACTTGCAACCTAACATGTATCTTTTATTCACACAACACAATGTTTTTGCCCATTCCTACTGCTCCTACTCAGACAACCAAGGACTGGTTTTTCCCATTCCTGCCTGTGGAATGTTTCCTGACAAGGCATGGCTTTCAGATTTTTATGTCCCATTGCTTCTCAACAGTCAGTTACCAATCTCTCTGTAAGTTTTGGTTTTAAACTTCCAATGTCCTTTTTGTTTATTTCCCCTAGGATCCAACAACAATTAGAGGGCATGCAGCTGAAtcttttggccaaaaaaaagaaagaatcttGTTCAAACATTACTAGCCTCTCAAAATTAAGGGTGACAATTAAAAGGGTCATGTCCTTCAACACTAACCTACTAATTTGGTGATCGGTTAGTGTTAAATTTacgggttgtgtcaaaaattgccagcCTGACTCAAAACATCTTAATTAATAGCATATTTGTATTGCATTataaaaggaagtaaatatgATGCACTGAGTTATTGTAGTCCTTTTGGAGAACATGAAGCCACACAAGGTGGTGAACTTTATCTGAGCATGAGCATGGtaagaaagagggaaaaaggaaagaaaaaagaaaagtgaagttGAAAGTAAAGAGTGAGATCCTCTGTGGTAGATGTGGATATTTGTAGGGGTACTAAATTTGCCAGTTATGGGGGGAGGGGAACCCCACAGCCAAAAAAGTTAGGGCATAGGCCAAATTGGTCATATGAAAGCCAGCCTCACATCATGTGCAAAAGAGGCCCTACAGTTTCAAGTGCACTGACCCCCAACAATGGCTTGCATGTGATGTGAAGAGAATAGGGAAATGGTTCTATGGGTTTTGAAGCAATTTATCTGCATTGTTGTAAGAAGAACaaatattattatcattattattaatttattatggtGGAAAAAGACAAGGAATTAGGGGACCGACAGGTGGAGGAAGCAGTATTGGTCACCCTTAAGAAGCAAACCTTTTTCCCAAATTTAAGGGGCCAACACGTGCGCAACCAAGACTGCCCAGCTGTCAATTTTTGGATCGAGACAGGTAGAGG
Coding sequences within it:
- the LOC132171692 gene encoding transcription factor bHLH149, with product MASSISELNFEESNRKKRRKTGEEARDPNTGPETRWRSDREQRIYSTKLFEALRQVRRNSSQAFKVSGGREVRAAADRVLAVSAKGRTRWSRAILTSRLGLRLGCNKHKKAKVGKVTGSSRLKRPAKKRHLPAVQRKAKVLSRLVPGCRKVSFPNLLEEASDYIAALEMQVRAMTALTELLTGAPVDRLGSSPGSLL